A window of Cryptomeria japonica chromosome 3, Sugi_1.0, whole genome shotgun sequence contains these coding sequences:
- the LOC131074383 gene encoding ABC transporter I family member 17 translates to MDDSKESLRKELLLDVDGSGDEGDCHPKIRVRDLRRKTEEGASILSGVSVDVWKGSVVGIIGPSGSGKSTFLRSLNRLWEAPPDSVFLDGKDITKLNVLSLRRRVGMLFQSPALFDGTVADNIRYGPGLEGKKLKDQDVVDFLNLADLDPSFAAKSGSALSVGQAQRVALARTLANEPEVLLLDEPTSALDPISTQHIEDSIVKLRNVKEMTIVMVSHSVKQIQRIADVVCLLVDGQIVEVLKPDELSSANHPMARRFLELSA, encoded by the exons ATGGACGACTCCAAAG AGAGCTTGAGAAAAGAGTTGCTGCTAGACGTGGACGGATCAGGCGATGAGGGAGACTGTCATCCGAAAATACGAGTACGAGATCTGCGAAGAAAAACAGAGGAAGGAGCTTCCATTCTGTCAGGAGTGTCGGTGGACGTATGGAAGGGGAGCGTGGTGGGCATAATAGGACCCAGCGGCAGCGGAAAGTCCACGTTTTTGAGGTCTCTCAACCGCCTGTGGGAGGCCCCGCCGGATTCCGTTTTCCTCGACGGAAAGGACATAACAAAACTCAACGTACTCTCTCTCCGTCGGCGGGTCGGCATGCTCTTCCAGTCACCAGCCCTGTTTGATG GAACCGTGGCAGACAATATACGATATGGTCCAGGCTTAGAAGGCAAGAAACTGAAAGACCAAGATGTGGTGGACTTTTTGAATTTGGCGGACCTGGACCCCTCCTTCGCCGCCAAATCTGGCAGCGCCCTCTCCGTTGGACAGGCACAGCGTGTGGCCCTGGCCAGAACCCTGGCCAATGAACCAGAG GTTTTATTGCTAGACGAGCCGACAAGTGCTCTGGATCCCATATCAACACAGCACATCGAGGATTCCATCGTGAAGCTGAGAAACGTCAAGGAGATGACCATCGTTATGGTTTCCCATAGCGTGAAACAGATTCAGAGAATAGCAGATGTAGTTTGTCTGCTAGTTGATGGGCAGATTGTGGAGGTTTTGAAGCCTGATGAACTTTCCAGTGCTAACCATCCGATGGCTCGCAGATTTCTGGAATTGAGCGCCTGA